Proteins encoded within one genomic window of Alphaproteobacteria bacterium HT1-32:
- a CDS encoding molybdopterin-dependent oxidoreductase, producing the protein MDGDNFQKFGIGQPVRRKEDPRLLTGAGKYVDDINLDNQAYAVVVYSPYAHARILSVDTSEAEAAEGVLAIYTGKDWDPAKYPSLPIVSAVQESRDGSKIRAPGRPCLVSDKVMYVGDSVAMVVAESWEQARDAAELVMVDYDPLPAITDARKAVQDGALQLWEDIPNNICLDFEKGDEAATDAAFAAADHVISLEMHSNRVQAAPIEPRAALGSYDAETDSYVLYNSSQNIHANRDQVAKILGVDPQKIRHVAYDVGGGFGAKNGIYPEHVLVLFASEKLGRPVKWRKDRTDTFIADIHGRDQRSVVELAINNDGVFKALKVSSWGNIGAYAASNGPFTPTGGSARTQGGPYRMEAMYFHSYAVFTNTSPTAPYRGAGRPEASFHIERVIDYAAHKLGMDPIELRRKNALTGAETPHTTPMGLDVDSGDFAAIYEQALTLIDQKGYEQRKKDSAARGLRRGFGTCLYLECSGGGPKEFSRIVFEDDGRATLSVGSQSTGMGHETALPQIVAARLGLDFDRIDYVQADTAATPIGGGHGGSRGLEVGGSAVMKAVDTVIAKARRIAAQEFETSVEDVTFEDGVARVVGTDRVLNFDEIVRLSRKDEFRGDGLENGLDSEEIFERSAITVPNGCHIAEVEVDPDTGVVKLDRYAIIDDFGNVVNPMLADGQVMGGTVQGIGQALLETMIYDDDGQLLTASFMDYAMPRASDIADMAIEYYEDAPTKKNPLGVKGAGEAGCVGAMAAVVNAAMDATRDLGVLHIDMPLTPMRVWGALQEAGKD; encoded by the coding sequence ATGGACGGCGACAATTTCCAGAAGTTCGGCATTGGCCAACCCGTACGACGAAAGGAAGACCCGCGTCTGCTGACGGGGGCAGGTAAATATGTCGATGATATCAATCTGGATAATCAGGCCTATGCCGTAGTCGTATACTCGCCCTACGCACATGCCAGAATTCTGTCTGTTGATACGTCGGAGGCCGAGGCCGCCGAAGGTGTTCTTGCGATTTATACCGGCAAGGACTGGGATCCGGCTAAATATCCGTCACTACCCATCGTAAGTGCCGTTCAGGAAAGCCGAGACGGATCAAAAATCCGCGCACCGGGGCGACCCTGCCTGGTTTCCGACAAGGTTATGTATGTCGGTGATTCTGTTGCCATGGTGGTTGCCGAGAGCTGGGAACAGGCGAGAGATGCCGCTGAACTGGTCATGGTTGATTATGACCCGTTACCGGCAATCACCGATGCACGAAAAGCGGTTCAGGACGGGGCACTGCAATTGTGGGAAGATATCCCCAACAATATCTGCCTTGATTTCGAGAAAGGTGATGAAGCTGCCACCGATGCGGCCTTTGCAGCAGCCGATCACGTGATTTCACTGGAAATGCATTCCAACCGGGTACAGGCGGCACCGATTGAACCGCGTGCCGCACTTGGGTCCTATGATGCAGAAACTGACAGTTATGTTCTCTATAATTCCAGTCAAAACATTCATGCGAACCGGGACCAGGTTGCAAAAATTCTTGGCGTAGACCCTCAGAAAATACGTCATGTCGCCTATGATGTCGGCGGTGGGTTTGGCGCGAAGAACGGTATTTATCCGGAACATGTACTTGTCCTGTTTGCATCGGAGAAACTGGGACGACCTGTCAAATGGCGCAAGGACCGTACGGATACATTCATTGCGGACATCCACGGTCGCGATCAGCGCAGTGTGGTCGAGCTTGCGATCAATAATGATGGTGTTTTCAAGGCTCTGAAGGTCAGTTCCTGGGGGAATATTGGCGCCTATGCGGCCTCAAACGGTCCGTTCACCCCAACCGGAGGCAGCGCACGTACACAGGGCGGGCCATACAGAATGGAGGCAATGTACTTCCATTCCTATGCCGTGTTTACAAATACGTCGCCTACGGCACCATACCGGGGGGCCGGACGCCCGGAAGCAAGTTTTCATATTGAACGCGTCATCGACTATGCGGCTCACAAGCTGGGGATGGATCCGATTGAACTGCGCCGGAAAAACGCCCTGACGGGGGCTGAAACCCCGCATACGACCCCGATGGGGCTGGATGTGGATTCCGGTGATTTCGCAGCTATCTACGAACAGGCCCTGACGCTGATCGACCAGAAGGGATATGAACAGCGCAAGAAGGATTCTGCCGCCCGCGGATTGCGTCGCGGTTTTGGCACCTGTCTGTACCTGGAATGCTCAGGCGGCGGGCCGAAGGAGTTTTCCCGGATTGTGTTCGAAGATGATGGTCGTGCCACCCTGTCCGTTGGCAGCCAGTCGACCGGCATGGGGCATGAGACGGCCCTGCCGCAGATTGTTGCCGCGCGTCTGGGGCTTGACTTTGACCGGATTGATTATGTTCAGGCTGATACTGCTGCAACGCCGATCGGTGGTGGCCATGGCGGATCCCGGGGGCTGGAAGTTGGCGGCAGTGCCGTAATGAAAGCGGTCGACACGGTGATTGCGAAGGCCCGGCGAATTGCGGCTCAGGAATTTGAGACTTCGGTTGAGGATGTCACCTTCGAAGACGGTGTTGCCCGTGTTGTCGGGACTGACCGGGTTCTGAATTTTGACGAGATCGTTCGTCTGTCCCGGAAGGATGAATTCCGGGGGGATGGTCTTGAGAACGGTCTCGATTCAGAAGAAATTTTTGAACGAAGTGCCATCACGGTTCCGAATGGCTGCCATATTGCCGAGGTTGAAGTGGATCCGGATACGGGCGTCGTGAAACTGGACCGCTATGCGATCATTGATGACTTTGGCAATGTGGTGAACCCGATGCTGGCCGATGGACAGGTCATGGGGGGGACTGTTCAGGGGATCGGTCAGGCATTGCTGGAAACGATGATCTATGACGATGACGGCCAGTTACTGACGGCATCCTTCATGGATTATGCCATGCCACGGGCTTCCGATATCGCAGATATGGCGATCGAGTATTACGAAGATGCACCAACCAAGAAGAACCCGCTCGGCGTCAAGGGTGCAGGGGAAGCGGGTTGTGTCGGTGCCATGGCCGCGGTTGTGAATGCCGCCATGGATGCAACCCGTGATCTGGGGGTTCTGCATATCGACATGCCGCTGACACCAATGCGGGTGTGGGGCGCACTGCAGGAAGCCGGAAAAGACTGA
- a CDS encoding transporter substrate-binding domain-containing protein — MAACILLASASLAEADEVNVVFNSDWNPYSSGDGARVSGDLVHFISELVEEATGQRIRVTGLPWARAQREVELGRLDAIVTYPSSERLGYVNASKEAVFYLETRAFLRVGSAAHSALRKSQDIESHRLFRHCVMLGDGWSQDFMDTNRIIFDTARETDGCLKQIDAGRQDIFLHVSGTTRYSIERLGLSDRIIAMPKVYASVPFHLLVSKKSRFSGEFLESFDRGVARLKETGRFAALLAKYSNPEDELVLASRNWPPFVGENLPFGGGTNEIVSRAFAAGNGHPVKTASLPWKRAIAYARTGTNRSIGFFPSTGCDLDAGFIQSDVIGISTLAVAERRANDVSWNNPEDLCQYQVGTVVGYANTKEFDELVQDGLVSTVSAHDDKANLLKLAEGKTEIALIDSEVFRYLMSEDPDLAQYRGVLRLDEKVMGQRSLHLCLRNDAYGRVLMKSFNAGLKKVNQNMVWSDLQARLDAR, encoded by the coding sequence TTGGCTGCGTGCATTCTGCTGGCCTCAGCCTCGTTAGCAGAAGCTGACGAGGTTAATGTTGTCTTCAATTCGGACTGGAATCCCTATTCCAGTGGTGATGGTGCCAGAGTTTCTGGAGATCTCGTCCATTTTATCTCGGAACTGGTTGAGGAAGCGACGGGCCAGAGAATTCGGGTTACAGGACTGCCGTGGGCCCGGGCGCAGCGGGAAGTCGAACTCGGGCGGCTTGATGCTATTGTAACCTATCCGTCCTCTGAACGTCTGGGCTATGTCAACGCCTCGAAAGAAGCGGTTTTTTATCTGGAAACCCGGGCGTTTTTGCGAGTTGGGTCTGCGGCCCATTCCGCCTTGCGCAAGTCACAGGATATCGAGTCTCACCGCCTGTTCCGGCATTGTGTCATGCTGGGGGATGGCTGGTCTCAGGACTTCATGGACACGAATCGTATTATTTTCGACACCGCACGGGAAACTGATGGCTGTCTGAAGCAGATAGATGCCGGACGGCAGGACATCTTCCTGCATGTTTCCGGAACCACCCGGTATTCTATCGAACGGCTGGGGCTGTCTGACCGGATCATTGCGATGCCGAAGGTTTATGCCTCCGTTCCATTTCATCTGCTGGTCTCGAAGAAGTCCCGGTTTTCCGGCGAGTTCCTGGAGAGTTTTGATCGTGGCGTTGCGCGGCTCAAGGAAACCGGACGATTTGCGGCATTGCTTGCAAAATATTCCAACCCTGAGGATGAACTGGTTCTGGCCTCACGCAACTGGCCCCCGTTCGTTGGTGAAAACCTGCCCTTTGGTGGCGGGACGAATGAGATCGTCAGCCGGGCATTTGCGGCCGGAAACGGGCACCCTGTAAAGACAGCTTCCCTGCCGTGGAAACGGGCGATTGCTTACGCCAGAACAGGGACGAACCGGTCCATAGGTTTTTTTCCGTCGACCGGCTGCGATCTGGATGCGGGTTTTATACAGTCCGATGTGATCGGTATCAGTACGCTTGCGGTCGCTGAACGCAGGGCAAATGATGTGTCCTGGAACAATCCGGAAGATCTCTGTCAGTATCAGGTTGGTACTGTAGTCGGCTATGCAAATACGAAGGAGTTTGATGAACTGGTGCAGGATGGACTGGTTAGCACGGTTTCTGCGCATGACGATAAGGCCAATCTTCTGAAACTTGCAGAAGGGAAGACTGAGATCGCACTTATCGACAGCGAGGTTTTCAGATACCTGATGTCTGAGGATCCGGACCTTGCCCAGTATCGCGGCGTGCTGCGCCTGGATGAGAAAGTCATGGGACAGCGTTCGCTCCATCTGTGTCTCCGTAATGATGCCTACGGCCGGGTTCTGATGAAATCTTTCAATGCCGGCCTTAAGAAGGTGAATCAGAATATGGTCTGGAGTGATCTGCAGGCGCGCCTTGACGCGCGTTGA
- a CDS encoding HAMP domain-containing protein, whose product MSVLEQFARFNRSTTSIQRRFSLLFSLAFFLFSSVFIAGFAWFKYENEGARKMERFNDFVTAQSNVLADSLWHLDHDRLDVILKAIVAEQGIVGATVTDEFGATLAFAEDGENPDGSAQISVMRDIAIAATPGEKPAVIGKLNVTYTNVELIDELRRSTILEMGFAAVLLLGGLGIAGFVNRRTIVTPIRNLAAAVNNPRRGHERVRVDWEAKDEIGTLIEAFNRMQEIEQLGEAKLTEARDRLEERVRERTAELAKAVEDAEQANRTKSDFLASMSHELRTPLNAISGISEMLMVVDSLRTDQAKLIEYLGDIRFSSQHLNSLVDDVLDLAKIEAGHLELEPEIFLIAPVAGDVVKSLMVTAERQSTTVKTEIGDTALAVFADKRAFRQILLNLVNNAIRHGGRNLLVTLSAHLTADGEKVRFTVEDNGQGMPEEMIRAIGQPFIHSHTPYIRSAATEDTQGTGLGLSIVTELLKASEGALEVNSEIGKGTTISFTLPVTPKVTDRQTTLN is encoded by the coding sequence ATGAGCGTTCTTGAACAGTTTGCCCGGTTCAACCGCTCGACCACATCGATCCAGCGTCGTTTTTCACTGTTGTTTTCGCTGGCATTCTTTCTGTTCTCGTCAGTCTTTATCGCAGGCTTTGCCTGGTTCAAGTACGAGAACGAGGGAGCCCGCAAGATGGAGCGCTTTAATGACTTCGTGACAGCACAAAGCAATGTACTGGCTGATTCTCTCTGGCATCTTGATCATGATCGTCTGGATGTCATCCTGAAGGCTATCGTCGCAGAACAGGGGATCGTCGGAGCGACGGTCACAGATGAATTCGGGGCGACCCTTGCCTTTGCTGAAGACGGCGAGAATCCGGACGGCAGCGCTCAGATATCCGTTATGAGGGACATCGCTATTGCGGCAACGCCCGGCGAGAAGCCTGCGGTTATTGGCAAGCTGAATGTCACCTACACGAATGTCGAGTTAATTGATGAGCTCCGGCGCAGCACCATTCTGGAAATGGGTTTTGCTGCGGTGTTGCTGTTGGGGGGACTCGGTATTGCGGGTTTCGTCAACCGGCGGACGATTGTCACGCCGATCCGGAATCTCGCTGCTGCGGTCAATAATCCCCGGCGGGGGCATGAACGGGTTCGGGTTGACTGGGAAGCTAAAGATGAAATCGGCACGCTGATCGAAGCCTTTAACAGAATGCAGGAGATCGAGCAGCTTGGTGAAGCAAAGCTGACGGAGGCCCGTGACAGGCTGGAAGAACGGGTGCGCGAGAGGACGGCAGAGCTTGCCAAAGCCGTGGAAGATGCGGAACAGGCCAACCGCACGAAATCAGACTTCCTGGCATCCATGAGCCATGAACTGAGAACTCCTCTGAACGCGATTTCGGGAATTTCCGAGATGCTGATGGTTGTTGACAGTTTGCGCACTGATCAGGCGAAGCTGATCGAGTATCTTGGGGATATCCGGTTTAGCAGCCAGCATCTGAACAGTCTTGTTGATGACGTGCTTGATCTGGCGAAAATTGAGGCTGGTCATCTTGAACTGGAACCGGAAATCTTCCTGATTGCGCCGGTTGCCGGTGATGTCGTGAAGTCACTGATGGTAACCGCTGAACGGCAATCGACCACTGTGAAGACAGAAATCGGAGATACGGCGCTGGCCGTCTTTGCTGACAAACGGGCTTTTCGTCAGATACTGCTTAACCTGGTCAACAATGCCATCCGTCATGGTGGCAGGAACCTGCTGGTTACATTGTCTGCTCATCTGACCGCAGATGGTGAAAAGGTTCGCTTTACGGTCGAGGATAACGGCCAGGGGATGCCAGAGGAAATGATCAGGGCGATTGGCCAGCCGTTCATCCATTCCCACACACCTTATATCCGGAGTGCCGCAACAGAAGACACTCAGGGAACCGGGCTTGGGTTGTCGATTGTTACGGAACTGCTGAAAGCCAGTGAGGGGGCGCTGGAGGTTAACAGTGAGATCGGCAAAGGGACGACAATCAGCTTTACTCTTCCGGTTACCCCAAAAGTAACGGACCGGCAGACCACCCTGAACTGA